A stretch of Paracoccus sp. MA DNA encodes these proteins:
- a CDS encoding glycerate kinase, whose protein sequence is MSLTVLIAPSGFKESLSVQDVAEAIARGVRRAAPHATILTAPMVDGGEGTTEALVAATGGRLMQAGVTGPVGQSVDSFWGLMGGDGPRTAVIEMAAAAGLSLVPRDRRDPTLTTSRGVGELILKALDHGVDRILIGCGDSGVNDGGAGMARALGARLLDGEGRELPEGGGALEHLAQIDVSGLDPRLAGVRIDAAVNWHNMLLGPRGVARVFGPQKGATPEQVEQLDRGMTRYAKAIMAATGRDVAPMQGAGASGGLGAGLVAFAGAALHPRFQVMLDYLDFDRLLGRADLVITAEGALDAQSPFGKVPCEVARRADAIGIPTVALAGTIGKGARQTYEHGIGAYASIMRRPCSLEKAIGEGAKLLRNAAENTMRMLLVGQRLAARA, encoded by the coding sequence ATGTCTCTCACCGTCCTGATCGCGCCTTCGGGCTTCAAGGAATCGCTTTCGGTCCAGGATGTGGCCGAGGCCATCGCGCGGGGCGTCCGCCGCGCCGCCCCCCATGCGACCATCCTGACCGCGCCTATGGTGGATGGCGGCGAGGGCACGACCGAGGCGCTGGTCGCCGCGACCGGCGGCCGGCTGATGCAGGCCGGCGTGACCGGCCCGGTGGGCCAATCCGTGGACAGTTTCTGGGGGCTGATGGGCGGCGACGGGCCGCGCACCGCCGTGATCGAGATGGCCGCCGCTGCCGGGCTGTCGCTGGTGCCGCGCGACCGGCGCGACCCGACCCTGACCACCAGCCGCGGCGTGGGCGAGCTGATCCTGAAGGCGCTGGACCACGGCGTGGACCGCATCCTGATCGGCTGCGGCGACAGCGGCGTCAACGATGGCGGTGCGGGCATGGCGCGCGCGCTTGGCGCCCGGCTGCTGGACGGCGAGGGGCGCGAATTGCCCGAGGGCGGCGGTGCGCTGGAGCATCTGGCGCAGATCGACGTCTCGGGGCTGGATCCGAGGCTGGCCGGAGTCCGGATCGACGCGGCGGTGAACTGGCACAACATGCTGCTGGGACCGCGCGGCGTGGCTCGCGTCTTCGGCCCGCAAAAGGGCGCGACCCCCGAGCAGGTCGAGCAGCTCGACCGCGGCATGACCCGCTATGCCAAGGCGATCATGGCGGCCACGGGCCGAGACGTGGCGCCGATGCAGGGCGCCGGGGCCTCGGGCGGGCTTGGCGCCGGGCTGGTCGCCTTTGCCGGCGCGGCGCTGCATCCGCGTTTCCAGGTCATGCTGGATTACCTGGATTTCGACCGGCTGCTGGGCCGCGCCGATCTGGTCATCACCGCCGAGGGTGCGCTGGACGCGCAAAGTCCCTTCGGCAAGGTCCCCTGCGAGGTCGCCCGCCGCGCCGACGCGATCGGCATTCCGACCGTCGCGCTGGCGGGCACCATCGGCAAGGGGGCACGCCAGACCTATGAGCACGGGATCGGCGCCTATGCCTCGATCATGCGGCGGCCCTGCTCGCTGGAAAAGGCCATCGGCGAGGGCGCGAAACTGCTGCGCAACGCCGCCGAGAACACCATGCGGATGCTGCTGGTCGGCCAGCGGCTTGCCGCCCGTGCCTGA
- a CDS encoding calcium-binding protein, whose protein sequence is MARIRGNDDDNRLVGTQFADQIWGFSGDDLLLGRAGNDTLDGGEGNDRIDAGAGHNRILGGSGNDVITALGGNDWITAGEGNDVVQAGGGNNTISLGSGNDRSVSGGGRDTIAGGEGNDTIRAGGGNDLIRGGEGDDRLFGEAGHDRIIAGEGNDTLNGGRGNDTMTGGEGADVFIWNGGRDRITDFDHDDDVIDLSFYGRFDSWADIRAAASQVGNNVVITAGADRLVIEDTRLNQLRSDDFDW, encoded by the coding sequence ATGGCCAGAATTCGTGGCAATGACGACGACAACCGCCTGGTCGGCACCCAGTTCGCCGACCAGATCTGGGGCTTCTCGGGCGATGACCTGCTCTTGGGCCGCGCGGGCAACGACACGCTGGACGGCGGAGAGGGCAATGACCGCATCGACGCCGGCGCGGGCCACAACCGCATCCTCGGCGGCTCGGGCAATGATGTGATCACGGCGCTGGGCGGCAACGACTGGATCACGGCGGGCGAGGGCAATGATGTCGTGCAAGCCGGGGGCGGCAACAACACGATCTCGCTCGGCTCGGGCAATGACCGCTCGGTCAGCGGCGGGGGTCGCGACACCATCGCCGGCGGCGAGGGCAACGACACCATCCGCGCCGGGGGCGGCAACGACCTGATCCGCGGCGGCGAGGGCGACGACCGCCTGTTCGGCGAGGCAGGCCACGACCGCATCATCGCGGGCGAGGGCAACGACACCCTGAACGGCGGCCGGGGCAACGACACGATGACCGGCGGGGAAGGCGCGGATGTCTTCATCTGGAACGGCGGGCGCGACCGGATCACCGATTTCGACCATGACGACGACGTGATCGACCTGTCCTTCTATGGCCGCTTCGACAGCTGGGCCGATATCCGCGCCGCCGCCAGCCAGGTCGGCAACAATGTCGTCATCACAGCGGGCGCCGACCGGCTGGTGATCGAGGACACGCGCCTCAACCAGCTTCGCAGCGACGATTTCGACTGGTAG
- a CDS encoding LysR family transcriptional regulator, protein MLDALTLDQIRTFVAVADKGSFRAGAGSLSRAQSGVSASVANLEAQLGVQLFDRSGHRPVLTAEGRMLLADARDILLRVDAMRARARGFGEGVELELSITADTLFPIPLVGAALAEMRRTYPSVAVRLAIQPLGGPLQALTERRCTLSIMVGEDFRDPRISFRALSPVSQVAVVAAGHPLAAGRGIGIPDLADHVQIVLSDPSPLSEGRDFGVLSPQSCRVNTQGAKHALILSGVGWGRLPSWLVADDLRSGRLVRLDTAALGRNAQVTSQSYLAHRLDEPFGPAASTFAAGLMRLCESDAAG, encoded by the coding sequence ATGCTGGACGCCCTGACCCTCGACCAGATCCGCACCTTCGTCGCGGTCGCCGACAAAGGCAGCTTTCGCGCCGGCGCGGGCAGCCTGTCGCGGGCGCAATCCGGCGTCAGCGCAAGCGTGGCCAATCTGGAGGCCCAGCTGGGCGTGCAGCTGTTCGACCGCTCAGGCCACCGCCCGGTCCTGACGGCCGAGGGCAGGATGCTGCTTGCCGATGCGCGCGACATCCTGCTGCGGGTCGACGCGATGCGCGCCAGGGCGCGGGGCTTCGGCGAGGGCGTCGAGCTGGAACTGTCCATCACCGCCGACACGCTGTTTCCGATCCCGCTGGTCGGCGCGGCGCTGGCCGAGATGCGCAGGACCTATCCTTCGGTAGCGGTCAGGCTTGCCATCCAGCCGCTTGGCGGACCGTTGCAGGCGCTGACCGAAAGGCGCTGCACGCTTTCCATCATGGTCGGCGAGGATTTCCGCGACCCCCGCATCAGCTTCAGGGCCCTGTCGCCCGTCTCGCAGGTGGCGGTGGTGGCGGCCGGCCATCCTCTGGCCGCCGGGCGCGGGATCGGCATCCCGGATCTGGCCGACCATGTCCAGATCGTGCTGTCCGATCCCTCGCCCTTGTCGGAGGGGCGGGATTTCGGCGTGCTGTCGCCCCAATCCTGCCGGGTCAACACCCAGGGCGCCAAGCATGCGCTGATCCTGTCGGGCGTCGGCTGGGGCAGGCTGCCGTCCTGGCTGGTCGCGGATGACCTGAGATCCGGCAGGCTGGTCCGGCTGGATACGGCCGCGCTTGGCCGCAACGCCCAGGTCACCTCCCAAAGCTATCTCGCCCATCGCCTCGACGAGCCCTTCGGCCCCGCCGCAAGCACATTCGCCGCGGGGCTGATGCGGCTTTGCGAAAGCGATGCAGCAGGCTGA
- the wrbA gene encoding NAD(P)H:quinone oxidoreductase encodes MTDVLVLYYSSYGHVETMAAAVAQGAREAGARVAVRRVPELVPEAVAERAGYKQDQRAPVATVGELADYDAIIIGTPTRFGNMASQMKNFLDQAGGLWAEDRLVGKVGSVFTSTGSQHGGQETTIQSTHTVLLHLGMIVVGLPYSFKGQMRMDEITGGSPYGASTLADDGDGGDRQPSANELDGARFQGRHVAEIAAALVAGRKREAA; translated from the coding sequence ATGACCGATGTGCTGGTGCTTTATTATTCGTCCTATGGGCATGTCGAAACCATGGCCGCTGCGGTCGCCCAGGGCGCGCGCGAGGCGGGGGCGAGGGTCGCGGTCCGGCGCGTGCCGGAACTGGTGCCCGAGGCCGTCGCGGAAAGGGCGGGCTACAAGCAGGATCAGCGCGCGCCCGTCGCGACGGTGGGCGAGCTGGCCGATTACGACGCGATCATCATCGGCACGCCGACCCGCTTCGGCAACATGGCCTCGCAGATGAAGAATTTTCTGGACCAGGCCGGCGGGCTGTGGGCCGAGGACCGGCTGGTCGGCAAGGTCGGCAGCGTCTTCACCTCGACCGGCAGCCAGCATGGCGGGCAGGAGACGACGATCCAGTCCACCCATACGGTGCTGCTGCATCTGGGCATGATCGTGGTCGGCCTGCCCTACAGTTTCAAGGGCCAGATGCGCATGGACGAGATCACCGGCGGCTCGCCCTATGGCGCCTCGACGCTGGCCGATGACGGCGATGGCGGCGACCGTCAGCCAAGCGCGAACGAGCTGGACGGGGCGCGCTTCCAGGGGCGGCATGTGGCGGAAATCGCCGCGGCGCTGGTCGCGGGACGCAAGCGCGAGGCGGCGTGA
- a CDS encoding MFS transporter encodes MATRWGAVALIVAAGIAAALQVGKAAIAAPMLQADLGLGLSAIGWLTGVFALLGLVGGIPAGALVAVIGGRRILALGLLATAAGSALGASAGGFASLLVSRIVEGAGFLLITVAAPSILEHVAQRSRRDLVFALWSCFMPAGMAIAMLAGPLFDGWRGIWWAGAGLALAVGIAVPCVLPPDGQRRRWSWQGLAADATATVRAGGPLGLAAAFALYSLMFFALFGFLPVLLMERMQVTHQMAGLLSALATAANILGNLAAGLLLSRGVGRGALLAGASLAMGVAGLGIFLPVLPDMPTFGLCVLFSAVGGLIPAVLLSSAPLAAPTAGLVPVVLGLMVQGNNLGQIAGPVAVGSAIQSHGWTAAGVIVGIAALAGMAIAVTLGRALRPAPCRA; translated from the coding sequence ATGGCGACGCGCTGGGGTGCCGTCGCGCTGATCGTGGCGGCGGGGATCGCCGCCGCCCTGCAGGTCGGCAAGGCGGCCATCGCCGCGCCGATGCTGCAGGCCGATCTGGGGCTGGGCCTGTCCGCCATCGGCTGGCTGACCGGGGTTTTCGCGCTTCTCGGGCTGGTCGGCGGCATTCCGGCCGGCGCGCTGGTCGCCGTCATCGGCGGGCGGCGCATCCTTGCCCTCGGCCTGCTGGCGACGGCGGCCGGATCGGCGCTTGGCGCGTCCGCCGGCGGCTTCGCCTCGCTTCTGGTCTCGCGCATCGTCGAGGGAGCGGGCTTTCTGCTGATCACCGTCGCCGCGCCGTCCATCCTGGAGCATGTGGCCCAGCGGTCGCGCCGCGACCTTGTCTTTGCGCTGTGGAGTTGCTTCATGCCCGCCGGCATGGCCATCGCGATGCTTGCCGGCCCGCTTTTCGACGGCTGGCGCGGCATCTGGTGGGCAGGTGCCGGGCTGGCGCTGGCGGTCGGGATCGCGGTCCCGTGCGTGCTGCCGCCGGACGGCCAACGCAGGCGCTGGTCGTGGCAGGGCCTTGCCGCGGACGCGACCGCCACCGTCAGGGCGGGCGGGCCGCTGGGCCTTGCCGCCGCCTTCGCGCTCTACAGCCTGATGTTCTTTGCGCTGTTCGGCTTCCTGCCGGTGCTGCTGATGGAGCGGATGCAGGTCACGCATCAGATGGCGGGCCTGCTGAGCGCGCTGGCGACGGCGGCCAATATCCTCGGCAACCTGGCCGCGGGCCTGCTGCTGTCGCGCGGCGTCGGGCGCGGGGCGCTGCTGGCCGGGGCGAGCCTTGCGATGGGCGTGGCCGGGCTGGGGATATTCCTGCCGGTCTTGCCGGACATGCCGACCTTTGGGCTGTGCGTCCTGTTCTCGGCCGTCGGCGGGCTGATTCCGGCGGTGCTTCTGTCCTCGGCACCGCTGGCGGCGCCAACGGCCGGACTTGTTCCCGTCGTGCTTGGCCTGATGGTGCAGGGCAACAACCTGGGCCAGATCGCCGGGCCGGTCGCGGTCGGCAGCGCCATCCAGAGCCATGGCTGGACCGCGGCGGGGGTGATCGTCGGCATTGCCGCGCTGGCCGGCATGGCGATTGCCGTCACGCTTGGCCGCGCGCTGCGGCCCGCCCCTTGTCGGGCATGA
- a CDS encoding aldo/keto reductase, with translation MEQRRLGDRNVGAIGFGTMSFGGMFGATDEATSLACLDAAMDAGISHFDTANIYGMGVSEQIIGRWERRDLHLATKCGIVNGPPRAVRNDEPYIRRCLEESLRRLKREHVDLYYIHRRQPDIPVEDVAGTMSKLVQEGKIGGYGLSEIAPSTLRRAHAEYPVTAVQSEFSLWTRLPQLGLIQACRELGVAFVAFSPLGRGMFGREPLKRDFRAGIDFRETNPRFIEPNFSANIAAIAPFRDFCAQRGWTVPGAALAWVLAQGDHVVPIPATRTADHLRDWQVPDLAAADIAEIDRILPAGFAHGDRYGDHQMAFVERYC, from the coding sequence ATGGAACAGAGACGGCTGGGCGACCGCAATGTCGGCGCCATCGGCTTCGGCACGATGAGCTTTGGCGGCATGTTCGGCGCAACGGACGAGGCGACTTCGCTGGCCTGCCTCGATGCGGCGATGGATGCCGGAATCAGCCATTTCGACACGGCCAATATCTACGGCATGGGCGTATCGGAACAGATCATCGGCCGCTGGGAGCGTCGCGACCTGCATCTGGCCACGAAATGCGGTATCGTCAACGGGCCGCCGCGCGCGGTGCGCAATGACGAGCCCTATATCCGTCGATGCCTCGAGGAATCGCTGCGCCGGCTGAAACGCGAGCACGTGGATCTTTACTATATCCACCGCCGCCAGCCCGACATCCCTGTCGAGGACGTGGCCGGGACGATGTCGAAGCTGGTGCAAGAGGGAAAGATCGGCGGCTATGGCCTGTCCGAGATCGCGCCATCGACCTTGCGCCGCGCCCATGCCGAATATCCCGTGACCGCGGTTCAAAGCGAATTCTCCCTCTGGACGCGGCTGCCCCAGCTGGGCCTGATCCAGGCTTGCCGCGAGCTTGGCGTCGCCTTCGTCGCCTTTTCCCCGCTGGGCCGGGGGATGTTCGGGCGCGAACCGCTGAAACGGGATTTCCGGGCCGGCATCGATTTTCGCGAAACCAACCCGCGTTTCATCGAGCCGAACTTCTCGGCAAATATCGCCGCCATTGCGCCCTTCCGCGACTTCTGCGCCCAGCGGGGCTGGACGGTCCCGGGCGCGGCGCTGGCATGGGTTCTGGCGCAGGGGGATCACGTCGTTCCGATTCCCGCCACCCGGACGGCGGATCACCTTCGCGACTGGCAGGTTCCGGATCTTGCCGCTGCGGATATTGCGGAAATCGACCGTATCCTGCCTGCGGGGTTTGCCCATGGCGACCGCTATGGCGATCATCAGATGGCTTTCGTGGAGCGCTATTGCTGA
- a CDS encoding AMP-binding protein: protein MPGSAGFPRQPRHADFIFGLADHAAFVFGTQTVTYGELVDEARPLASVLRDAGVAKGDCVAVLSPNRPEIFSTYLGLTMNGAAIVPVNAEFAPHEIRYILEHSGARMVEGWWSVRPNSPIS from the coding sequence GTGCCCGGGTCTGCGGGATTTCCCAGGCAGCCCCGCCACGCTGACTTCATCTTCGGGCTGGCGGACCACGCTGCCTTTGTCTTTGGCACCCAAACCGTCACCTATGGCGAATTGGTTGATGAGGCGCGCCCGCTTGCCTCGGTGCTGCGCGACGCCGGGGTCGCAAAGGGCGACTGTGTGGCCGTGCTGTCGCCCAATCGGCCAGAGATTTTTTCGACCTATCTGGGCCTGACCATGAATGGTGCGGCCATCGTTCCGGTGAACGCGGAGTTTGCGCCTCATGAAATCCGCTATATTCTTGAGCACAGCGGCGCAAGGATGGTGGAAGGATGGTGGTCTGTGCGACCGAACTCGCCGATATCGTAG
- a CDS encoding IS5 family transposase (programmed frameshift) gives MSRRTLTDAQWERIGPLLPGKAGDRGRSSADNRLFIDAVLWLARGASPWRDLPPELGHWKSVYTRFRRWSRAGVWGRLFKELSADPDFEYVLIDATISKVHADATFAKRGPEAHAIGRSRGGLTTKIHAAVDALGLPVRFAITPGHWADSPQAEGLIRDLAGVGHVIADAGYDTEALRRFIADDLHATAQIKRNRSRAGSRPLDRALYKERHLVECFFNRIKRFRRIALRCEKTVSSFKAFVDLACTMAWIA, from the exons TTGAGCAGACGAACGCTGACTGACGCGCAATGGGAGCGGATCGGGCCTCTGCTGCCGGGCAAGGCCGGTGATCGAGGCCGCAGTAGCGCGGACAACCGGCTGTTCATCGACGCGGTGCTGTGGCTGGCACGGGGCGCCTCGCCCTGGCGCGACCTTCCGCCTGAACTGGGGCATTGGAAGAGCGTCTACACCCGGTTCCGCCGCTGGTCCCGCGCCGGGGTGTGGGGACGCCTTTTCAAGGAGTTGAGCGCCGATCCCGATTTCGAGTATGTGTTGATCGACGCGACCATCTCCAAGGTCCATGCCGATGCGACCT TCGCAAAAAGGGGGCCTGAAGCTCACGCCATCGGCCGCTCCCGCGGCGGTCTGACGACCAAGATCCATGCGGCTGTGGACGCGCTCGGCCTGCCGGTCCGGTTCGCGATCACGCCGGGCCATTGGGCCGACAGCCCGCAGGCCGAGGGGCTGATCCGAGACCTGGCGGGCGTCGGCCATGTTATCGCCGACGCCGGATACGACACCGAGGCGCTGCGCAGGTTCATCGCCGATGACCTGCACGCCACCGCCCAGATCAAGCGCAACCGCAGCCGCGCCGGAAGCCGGCCGCTGGATCGGGCGCTCTACAAGGAACGCCATCTGGTCGAGTGCTTCTTCAACCGCATCAAACGGTTCCGCCGCATCGCGCTCCGCTGCGAGAAGACCGTCTCGTCCTTCAAAGCCTTCGTCGATCTCGCCTGCACTATGGCATGGATCGCCTAA
- a CDS encoding AMP-binding protein, with the protein MGELLVRGPSFAGAYYMDPQRTADAVIDGWFRTGDLVSRDADGYYFIVGRTRDQIICGGAKIAPIEVEDALLTHPGIAAAAVVGSPVPVYGQVVKGGDRKGGFIAVGGRCSHVLLRADRRIQSIAHHHLHGCATHCAVGEDSQNCTGIKVVVSVVSDTGARIRGALAGLAAATIWSAWYVHAWHGVTAGGMNTYDLAALRFLVATPLLMLILRLAPSAQVTARYQSNWCGTSLCHRGRQWLSVGSGEFRRCHDRRVRGSAQPGRWQVHPA; encoded by the coding sequence ATGGGCGAGCTTTTGGTGCGCGGTCCCAGCTTTGCCGGCGCCTACTACATGGACCCCCAGCGCACGGCCGATGCGGTCATCGACGGATGGTTCCGCACCGGCGATCTGGTGTCCCGCGATGCCGACGGCTATTATTTCATTGTTGGCCGGACCCGCGACCAGATCATTTGTGGCGGAGCCAAGATCGCCCCGATCGAGGTCGAGGATGCCTTACTGACCCATCCCGGTATTGCCGCGGCGGCGGTCGTCGGCAGCCCGGTTCCCGTTTACGGTCAGGTCGTGAAAGGCGGTGATCGTAAAGGAGGATTCATCGCTGTCGGGGGAAGATGTTCTCACGTACTGCTCCGGGCGGATCGCCGAATACAAAGTATCGCGCATCATCACCTTCATGGATGCGCTACCCATTGCGCCGTCGGGGAAGATTCTCAAAACTGCACTGGTATAAAGGTCGTGGTCTCGGTTGTTTCAGATACCGGAGCAAGGATCCGTGGCGCGCTGGCCGGGCTAGCTGCCGCGACGATCTGGAGCGCATGGTATGTTCATGCCTGGCATGGTGTGACCGCAGGAGGTATGAACACCTATGATCTGGCCGCATTACGCTTTCTGGTAGCGACCCCGCTTTTGATGCTGATCTTGCGGCTTGCTCCCTCGGCACAAGTTACCGCTCGCTATCAGAGCAATTGGTGCGGGACCAGCCTTTGTCATCGTGGTCGGCAGTGGCTTTCTGTGGGCTCCGGCGAATTTCGGCGGTGCCATGACCGCCGTGTCAGGGGTAGCGCTCAGCCTGGCAGGTGGCAGGTTCATCCTGCATGA
- a CDS encoding EamA family transporter, whose translation MVIAVVGLIILVLVAGASSPGPFVAGGLLWAAYGVAFRLSGLSALEAVTSVALLSAAIYLPALGATKGALFQSLVPAFTLLLSFAFLNKRTGGAEMIAIGIILTGVYAVLRFCR comes from the coding sequence ATGGTGATTGCCGTGGTCGGGCTGATCATTCTTGTTCTTGTTGCCGGGGCGAGCAGTCCCGGCCCCTTTGTCGCGGGCGGATTGCTGTGGGCGGCTTATGGTGTCGCCTTCAGGCTCAGTGGACTGTCCGCGCTTGAGGCCGTGACCTCGGTCGCCTTGCTGTCGGCGGCGATCTATCTTCCCGCGCTTGGAGCGACAAAGGGGGCGCTGTTTCAAAGCCTGGTTCCTGCCTTCACGCTGCTCCTGTCCTTTGCGTTTCTGAACAAGAGGACAGGAGGCGCCGAAATGATCGCCATCGGGATTATCCTGACCGGTGTGTATGCAGTCCTCAGGTTCTGCAGATAA
- a CDS encoding electron transfer flavoprotein subunit beta/FixA family protein has translation MKLLVPVKRVIDYNVKARVKSDGSGVDLANVKMSMNPFDEIAVEEAIRLKEKGQAEEVIAVSIGVKQAAETLRTALAMGADRAILVVAADDVHQDIEPLAVAKILAAVAKAEGTELIIAGKQAIDNDMNATGQMLAAILGWAQATFASKVEIEGGKAKVTREVDGGLQTIAVSLPAVVTADLRLNEPRYASLPNIMKAKKKPLDEKTAGDYGVDVAPRLEVVSVREPEGRKAGIKVGSVDELVGKLKEAGVI, from the coding sequence ATGAAGCTCCTCGTGCCAGTGAAGCGCGTGATCGACTACAACGTGAAGGCGCGCGTGAAGAGCGACGGCTCCGGTGTCGATTTGGCGAATGTGAAGATGTCGATGAACCCGTTCGACGAGATCGCGGTCGAGGAGGCGATCCGTCTGAAGGAGAAGGGTCAGGCCGAGGAGGTGATCGCGGTCTCGATCGGCGTCAAGCAGGCGGCCGAGACGCTGCGCACGGCGCTGGCCATGGGCGCGGACCGGGCGATCCTGGTCGTCGCCGCGGACGACGTGCATCAGGACATCGAGCCGCTGGCGGTGGCGAAGATCCTCGCCGCGGTGGCCAAGGCCGAGGGCACCGAGCTCATCATCGCCGGCAAGCAGGCCATCGACAACGACATGAACGCCACTGGCCAGATGCTGGCGGCGATCCTGGGCTGGGCGCAGGCGACCTTCGCCAGCAAGGTCGAGATCGAGGGCGGCAAGGCCAAGGTCACCCGCGAGGTCGATGGCGGCCTCCAGACCATCGCGGTCAGCCTGCCGGCGGTGGTCACCGCCGACCTGCGGCTGAACGAACCGCGCTATGCCTCGCTGCCGAATATCATGAAGGCGAAGAAGAAGCCGCTCGACGAGAAGACCGCCGGTGATTACGGCGTCGACGTCGCGCCGCGGCTCGAGGTGGTCTCGGTGCGCGAGCCCGAGGGCCGCAAGGCCGGCATCAAGGTCGGCTCGGTGGACGAGCTGGTGGGCAAGCTGAAAGAAGCGGGGGTGATCTGA
- a CDS encoding electron transfer flavoprotein subunit alpha/FixB family protein: MAVLLLGEVTNGELNRDATAKAVQAVKALGDVTVLCAGASAKAAAEEAAKIAGVSKVLVAEAPLYGHRLAEPTAALIVGLAGDYDHIAAPATTDAKNVMPRVAALLDVMVLSDVSAILDAETFERPIYAGNAIQVVKSRDAKKVFTIRTASFDAAGEGGAASVAETAAAADPGLSAWVADEVAESDRPELTSARRVVSGGRGLGSKESFAIIEELADKLGAAVGASRAAVDSGYAPNDWQVGQTGKVVAPELYVAVGISGAIQHLAGMKDSKVIVAINKDEEAPIFQIADYGLVGDLFSVVPELTGKL; this comes from the coding sequence ATGGCTGTTCTGCTGCTTGGCGAAGTCACGAATGGCGAGCTGAACCGCGACGCGACGGCGAAGGCGGTGCAGGCGGTCAAGGCGCTTGGCGATGTGACGGTGCTCTGCGCCGGGGCCTCGGCGAAAGCGGCGGCCGAGGAGGCCGCGAAGATCGCCGGCGTGTCGAAAGTGCTGGTGGCCGAGGCCCCGCTCTACGGCCACCGCCTGGCCGAACCGACGGCGGCGCTGATCGTCGGCCTGGCCGGGGATTACGACCACATCGCCGCGCCGGCGACCACGGACGCCAAGAACGTCATGCCGCGGGTTGCGGCGCTTCTGGACGTGATGGTGCTGTCGGACGTCTCGGCCATCCTCGACGCCGAGACCTTCGAGCGGCCGATCTATGCCGGAAACGCCATCCAGGTGGTGAAGTCGCGGGACGCGAAGAAGGTCTTCACCATCCGCACCGCCAGCTTCGACGCGGCGGGCGAGGGCGGCGCGGCCAGCGTGGCCGAGACCGCCGCTGCCGCCGATCCCGGGCTGTCGGCCTGGGTCGCCGACGAGGTGGCCGAGAGCGACCGCCCCGAGCTGACCTCGGCCAGGCGCGTGGTCTCGGGCGGCCGCGGCCTCGGCTCGAAGGAGAGCTTCGCGATCATCGAAGAGCTGGCCGACAAGCTCGGCGCCGCGGTGGGCGCCAGCCGCGCGGCGGTGGATTCGGGCTACGCCCCGAACGACTGGCAGGTCGGGCAGACCGGCAAGGTGGTTGCCCCCGAGCTCTACGTGGCGGTGGGCATCTCGGGGGCGATCCAGCACCTGGCGGGGATGAAGGATTCGAAGGTGATCGTGGCGATCAACAAGGACGAGGAGGCGCCGATCTTCCAGATCGCCGATTACGGCTTGGTCGGCGACCTGTTCTCCGTCGTCCCGGAACTGACCGGGAAGCTCTGA